Proteins encoded in a region of the Zea mays cultivar B73 chromosome 4, Zm-B73-REFERENCE-NAM-5.0, whole genome shotgun sequence genome:
- the LOC100502318 gene encoding putative protease-associated RING zinc finger domain family protein isoform X1 translates to MACPRGRTPFPLCFFLMICLMAQLGASNVVLMANNTTLSLDDVEATFTPAVEGSGVSGVLYAVEPKDACSPLRAKAIQGSVSPFALIIRGGCQFDDKIRNAQNAGFKAAVVYNNEDNDILVSMAGSSLGVQIYAVFISKASGEELKKYSGQTDAELWIIPTYENSAWPIMAISFVSLLAMSAILVACFFARRHQIRRDRARLPRAQESHGMSSQLVKAIPSLIFTKVQEDNCTSATCAICLEDYSVGEKIRVLPCRHKFHAACVDLWLTSWRTFCPVCKRDASAGTSDPPVSESTPLLSSSATRLPESTVLASLRSTAAASPPRTISRHPLLRSISRNYSVSGSSILRTPDSRFDANSSICTSGSNLDLANVPSPWSGTWHRASAHSLCRGYLSPPIGIRNTSAHVSRSANGSPSRYVGSSRMSHGSSGQQHPHLRHCTLSGPSLFTMVPQSPQQNQLQHGGYSETNLSAAASAQSFRQLYLQHCPDSDTSSQSLPGC, encoded by the exons ATGGCATGCCCAAGAGGAAGGACACCATTTCCCCTTTGTTTCTTTCTGATGATTTGCCTCATGGCTCAGCTGGGAGCTTCCAATGTTGTACTCATGGCGAACAACACTACCTTGTCGTTGGATGATGTCGAGGCAACTTTTA CTCCAGCAGTGGAAGGTTCAGGTGTAAGTGGCGTTCTTTATGCTGTGGAACCTAAGGATGCATGCAGTCCATTGAGAGCGAAAGCGATTCAAGgctctgtctcaccttttgcgttGATTATAAGAGGCGGTTGCCAATTTGATGACAAAATTAGAAATGCACAGAATGCTGGATTCAAGGCTGCTGtagtatataataatgaagatAATGACATCCTTGTTTCAA TGGCTGGAAGCTCGCTTGGTGTCCAGATATATGCAGTGTTCATCTCTAAGGCATCAGGGGAGGAGCTGAAGAAATATTCAGGCCAAACTGATGCAGAGTTATGGATAATACCAACATATGAGAACTCAGCTTGGCCAATCATGGCAATTTCATTCGTATCACTGCTTGCTATGTCTGCTATCCTAGTTGCATGTTTCTTTGCGAGGAGACACCAGATCAGACGGGACAGGGCAAGACTTCCCCGAGCTCAGGAGTCCCATGGAATGAGCAGTCAATTAGTTAAGGCAATACCAAGCCTTATTTTCACAAAAGTGCAAGAAGACAACTGTACATCAGCAACATGCGCCATTTGCTTGGAAGACTACAGTGTTGGAGAAAAGATAAGAGTGCTACCTTGTCGACACA AGTTCCATGCGGCTTGTGTGGACCTATGGCTCACCTCATGGAGAACATTCTGCCCTGTATGCAAGCGGGACGCAAGTGCTGGAACGTCAGACCCCCCTGTATCAGAGTCTACCCCTTTGCTTTCATCATCCGCCACACGCTTGCCGGAATCAACTGTGTTGGCTTCCTTGCGGTCTACAGCAGCAGCGTCTCCCCCCAGGACGATCAGCCGGCATCCTTTGTTGCGGTCAATATCCCGCAATTACTCTGTTTCAGGTTCCAGTATCCTTCGCACCCCCGACTCTAGGTTTGATGCAAACTCATCTATCTGCACAAGTGGAAGCAACTTGGACCTTGCAAATGTACCATCCCCATGGTCTGGCACTTGGCACCGTGCGTCTGCTCACTCTTTGTGCAGGGGCTACTTGTCCCCACCGATCGGCATCAGGAATACCTCAGCACATGTCTCGCGTTCTGCCAATGGATCTCCCAGTCGTTACGTAGGCTCATCACGCATGTCCCATGGATCTTCAGGGCAGCAGCATCCTCACCTGAGGCACTGCACATTGTCAGGCCCGAGCCTGTTCACCATGGTGCCCCAGTCACCGCAACAGAACCAGTTGCAGCATGGTGGATACTCGGAAACAAATCTGTCGGCTGCCGCATCGGCTCAATCATTCCGTCAGCTCTACCTGCAGCATTGCCCTGATTCTGACACGTCGTCTCAGTCACTTCCAGGGTGCTGA